One Ctenopharyngodon idella isolate HZGC_01 chromosome 9, HZGC01, whole genome shotgun sequence DNA window includes the following coding sequences:
- the rif1 gene encoding telomere-associated protein RIF1 isoform X1 gives MMAAVPLSSASLLPLLECLEDEAAGLSEQTDAYITIANRLNGEEGRQFLPVVVKHFARLSKVLLVHISSENEELCQAALQALGFCVFHSLIVSVIPANISEDILSTLCNVVVKSKEKFTCTRALWVISKQNFPPEVASKKAPEILKSLEAMQTREVQSILIDHESLNVVIRLLEQAPSQMAAGAVCWAKLVIPLVVHSANKVRLRAAAALELGLPLLLEKQQEVAAIVEPMMSSMLIPEMQKLFASKNETNMLKLWPLFVKLLGKLLHKGGAFINSLLYLEELGFRNSSPNIKKIAFIAWKSLIDNFALNPDILCSSKRLKLLMQPLSSIQVRTEALLLTKLEVWWYLVVKLGPNLSTNFEQVGVPLLHSTLPPDPPLQSPTTPARTPNPSNGTPNTPKTGVPSCSTPSTTPRINLNSSMQSPQSYRSIQLLGLEMLLHWLVGPEVTAIAPKENLQLSLEPLTHPLLTSPSFFSRHASTLISATREGFITVGKHAPEVLLNLIWSNLIGSVSAAIEAGNKKERQGSEVLTLLLQALQSILSSDALPAERELLLLEATIKGIPQKVLGSAAYQVANMDVLNGTPALFLILLFYKSNQLSSFLEDERFFSSLETLVSCGFCGPTSPLAFGEAVLGAVSGRVEDVKNKKQLWRMWSVVVNPLTDTITQTNEVNQGDALEHNFSAIYSALMFPVFHLLPGSALPQVTQKAMISTWSRLYKAFARCSALVATAEENICCEELCAKISASLDSDSLKSLSMLDAIANILLIIIESIDFSPYTPQFQQKMKSPHTPLSWVRKRSKALGNLSTFHTLLMQTLDAFLSVDPSEESVEPTCGALNGLGLTVVSILSTLFTNITLPTFIQEVLFTLTKPLAQLYERFSSYDEPSKPSATLGHKLEKLATDLLGCLQTQLTLHNDEMIAVLSPLLCVLFPHKSKQIRTVVTQFWNATFGKALTLTYPEPLKSVLSQAKQKTPLILPGFEAVDAPDDCSGQYTGESSQLDPQISGVKMTSVGKRDSLLARAEELKGRGSVPVAKPVSMKLDFGSPKPLNREAIEEEASVDFVFIPPETKERVLTEHQKEVKRTKRVDIPALYNNLDASQDTSVFSQYTQSQEESMDKLTKDERDQPEEEPKVHLKEVTTSEEPSTDVKVTQGTTSDTPEKSMPNKAQTLENDRSPSSGISVDVSGHEKSGLEGTSPNVSSSSDMISGTPPKPNSRRQSFITLEKYVEGKSSPASVAFTGPPIRKSSRLDSSKSLECTPNDSQNQTTKEDSQKSQNISSTDPSAQNEKAREEDKDGIKSTGGHPCEGTDEEDLVPDTQTQVSSEASGVKSSPVSKASVEEQDSPEKDSQSFADSQSSQEPRRSSRRRSKPVRPGEDPGEVKGKEHVNQVADSTMTNTQKSVLAPPSSTLTGRRRSKVLEDTKVEGDQQKSKGMKSQSVSQIFSAESSQALPRASQTQSSPQSSPVTQSDSQSRERLPTLNESEGLSLGRLTKKTRTQLDESTDKEADENSENDPQNAASSLKKRHSQTPLSDSEADSQQTVRTRRTRRSESQLLEMSGLQTKEDLSQTDSQTVTMVKGRAMRRRTAEEETDSSRDVTSTVNADELSASQDSSQGLGRYRTRRSKGLLTTDNTESESPDSREDGPRPKKRLRKPLSTEVLPVATEPKFTEMVPDKEDVNIQSDVSIEMAQDEADLKPETSLGISVSETKEEQDDKEVLAPVSQPHEPISSEIVEIELKTDTDEKEIICDKGEGEEANSFSQAGSEDLKTDGLRKCPHTRGRGRGRRRSRSCNCFLNIQEVFSQNSDFQESQDLKNEEVPHAVDTQESQDLKNEQVPLAVDTQESQDLKNEQVPLAVDTQESQDLKNEQVPLAVDTQESQDLKNEQVPLAVDTQESQDLKNEQVPLAVDTQESQDLKNEQVPLDADTINSQPEQSSPTSVSEKSKSSAIADFPDADVQHFSDLPAQLLCEVSSSESPITKLGVIVSQLSEAEEGAQLELSNAMDESNNVFVKVLVVETNQLESSGCTDSPKHNKELDNPSVSQEPLQSSTPQDTSPSQGRPVEDASICQEQLESSHVQQEDAVKESEDLAVSETSGEKVVLPEESNGKELLDNNVALIEKDKDTQIDNQALSVDIQELSVLPQSSTSEACLDSPLKPKPLDALSGELEPGQSPSRNRSRVWSPSASPSTSILKKGQKRTCEEDTPSPLHKSRRVSFATPIYHQELADDIDRRSPVIRTSSPRSKVLSGQSKYITTPTKGYSSLSPRNLRSPGSKSSKKCLISEMSQEPHPIAKDCVYPALVGCSTPVEAVLPQISSNMWPRGFGQLVRARNIKTVGDLSALTPSEIKSLPIRSPKLSNVRKALKTYHEQQRKGRSDDLKSFDEMEKMTSEPEEMELPQNQDEEQTPGETQDDKPSEVGMDAGPMAEEKKCQDLLSDVVALGGRLTSEELGRCSPNHLGLMHEHLSGMMRSIVTHLQSRLLRNPDDSLP, from the exons ATGATGGCTGCAGTACCACTATCTAGTGCTAGCCTCCTTCCTCTTCTGGAGTGTCTGGAAGATGAAGCAGCTGGGCTGTCAGAGCAGACAGATGCCTACATCACCATCGCAAA CCGTCTCAATGGAGAGGAAGGGCGTCAGTTTCTGCCTGTGGTTGTAAAGCATTTTGCACGTCTTAGTAAAGTCCTTTTG GTTCATATCTCCAGTGAGAACGAGGAGCTGTGTCAAGCTGCACTGCAGGCTTTGGGATTCTGTGTCTTCCACTCACTCATTGTTTCAGTCATACCAG CAAATATTTCAGAAGATATACTGTCTACGCTCTGTAATGTTGTGGTCAAATCCAAGGAGAAGTTTACGTGTACGCGAGCAttatgggtgatttcaaaacagaATTTTCCGCCAGAGGTGGCATCCAAAAAG GCCCCAGAGATTCTCAAGAGTCTAGAGGCCATGCAGACCCGAGAGGTTCAGTCGATCCTCATTGACCATGAGTCCCTCAATGTCGTCATAAG GTTGCTGGAGCAGGCCCCCTCTCAGATGGCTGCTGGAGCTGTGTGCTGGGCCAAGCTGGTTATTCCTCTCGTGGTTCACTCAGCAAATAAAGTGCGCTTGCGTGCAGCAGCAGCCCTGGAACTGGGCTTGCCTCTTCTTCTGGAGAAACAGCAGGAGGTGGCAGCTATTGTAGAGCCAATGATGTCCTCT ATGCTCATCCCTGAAATGCAGAAGCTGTTTGCCTCTAAGAATGAGACGAATATGCTGAAGCTCTGGCCCTTGTTTGTGAAACTTCTGGGGAAG TTACTCCACAAAGGCGGTGCTTTTATTAATTCCTTGCTGTATTTAGAGGAGCTGGGTTTCCGCAACTCTTCTCCTAATATTAAGAAGATTGCTTTCATAGCTTGGAAGAGCCTCATTGACAATTTTGCCCTTAATCCAG ATATCCTGTGCAGCAGTAAGCGCCTGAAGCTCCTCATGCAGCCCCTCAGTTCCATCCAAGTCAGGACTGAagctcttctgctcaccaagctGGAGGTGTGGTGGTATCTCGTAGTCAAGCTCGGACCCAACCTGTCCACTAACTTTGAGCAG GTTGGCGTGCCTCTACTGCACAGCACACTTCCTCCTGATCCTCCACTGCAGTCCCCGACTACACCTGCTCGAACACCTAACCCAAGCAATGGCACCCCTAATACACCTAAAACAG GCGTTCCCTCCTGCAGCACGCCGAGCACTACTCCTCGCATCAATCTGAACAGCAGTATGCAGTCGCCTCAGTCCTACCGCTCCATTCAGCTCCTGGGACTAGAGATGCTTCTGCACTGGCTCGTGGGTCCAGAGGTCACGGCCATAGCTCCTAAAGAAAATCTTCAACTCAGCCTGG agccCCTGACACACCCGCTCCTCACCAGCCCTTCCTTCTTTAGCAGACATGCCTCTACCCTCATATCAGCCACCAGAGAAGGCTTCATTACTGTGGGAAAACATGCTCCAG AAGTACTACTTAATCTCATTTGGAGCAACCTGATCGGTTCTGTCAGCGCAGCAATAGAAGCTG GTAATAAGAAGGAACGACAGGGTTCAGAGGTCCTTACGCTTCTCCTACAGGCTCTGCAGTCCATCTTGTCCTCAGATGCTCTGCCTGCTGAACGTGAACTG CTTTTGTTGGAAGCCACCATTAAAGGAATCCCTCAGAAGGTGCTTGGTTCTGCAGCTTATCAAGTGGCAAACATGGATGTGTTGAAC GGTACACCTGCACTTTTCCTTATATTGCTATTCTATAAAAGTAACCAGCTTTCATCATTTCTTGAAGATGAGAG GTTTTTCTCAAGCCTGGAGACCCTTGTGAGCTGTGGGTTTTGTGGACCTACATCGCCCCTTGCATTTGGAGAGGCTGTTTTAGGAGCAGTTAGTGGGAGGGTGGAGGATGTTAAGAACAAAAAACAACTCTGGAGGATGTGGAGTGTGGTGGTAAACCCTCTGACGGACACCATCACTCAG ACCAATGAAGTGAATCAAGGAGACGCTCTGGAGCATAACTTCAGTGCCATTTACAGTGCCTTGATGTTTCCAGTCTTTCATCTCCTGCCTGGTTCAGCCCTACCCCAG GTCACTCAGAAGGCCATGATCAGTACTTGGTCCAGGCTTTACAAGGCATTTGCCCGCTGCTCAGCTTTGGTAGCCACAGCGGAGGAGAACATATGCTGTGAAGAGCTGTGTGCCAAGATCTCTGCCTCTCTTGACAGTGATTCTCTGAAA aGTCTGTCTATGCTAGATGCAATAGCAAATATCTTGCTGATCATCATTGAGAGTATTGACTTCTCTCCTTACACCCCACAGTTTCAGCAGAAGATGAAAT CTCCTCATACACCTTTGAGTTGGGTACGCAAGAGAAGCAAAGCTCTGGGGAATCTCTCGACCTTCCACACTCTCCTGATGCAGACTCTAGATGCATTTCTTTCTGTGGACCCCTCAGAAGAATCTGTAGAGCCCACCTGTGGAGCTTTAAATGGACTTGGCTTGACAGTGGTCTCTATCTTGTCTACTCTTTTCACTAATATCACATTGCCCACGTTCATACAAGAGGTGCTGTTCACCCTCACCAAACCACTTGCACAACTTTATGAACGATTCTCCAG ttATGATGAACCATCAAAGCCCAGTGCAACACTCGGACACAAG TTGGAGAAACTAGCCACAGACCTGCTTGGCTGTCTTCAGACACAGCTGACTCTGCACAATGATGAGATGATTGCTGTGTTGTCACCCTTGCTCTGTGTGCTTTTTCCGCACAAGAGCAAGCAAATTCGCACCGTGGTCACTCAGTTCTGGAATGCCACCTTTGGAAAAGCACTCACCTTGACTTACCCTGAGCCTCTTAA gtcTGTTTTAAGTCAGGCTAAGCAGAAAACTCCATTGATTTTACCTGGTTTTGAAGCCGTTGATGCTCCAGATGATTGCAGTGGACAGTATACG GGTGAGAGTTCTCAACTGGACCCACAAATTAGTGGGGTGAAGATGACCTCTGTTGGAAAGAGGGACTCTCTTCTGGCGAGGGCAGAAGAGCTTAAAGGAAGAGGCTCTGTACCTGTAGCAAAGCCAGTGTCT ATGAAGTTGGATTTTGGATCACCCAAGCCCTTGAATCGAGAAGCTATTGAGGAGGAGGCATCAGTAGATTTTGTTTTCATTCCACCTGAGACAAAGGAGAGAGTGCTGACTGAGCACCAGAAAGAGGTCAAAAGGACTAAACG GGTTGACATTCCTGCTCTCTATAATAATTTGGATGCCTCACAGGACACCAGTGTCTTTTCACAGTATACTCAGAGTCAGGAGGAGTCCAT GGACAAATTGACGAAAGATGAAAGGGATCAACCTGAGGAAGAGCCTAAGGTTCACCTGAAG GAGGTTACCACAAGTGAAGAACCATCCACAGATGTTAAAGTAACCCAAGGCACCACATCAGACACACCAGAGAAATCTATGCCAAATAAAGCTCAAACTTTAGAGAACGATCGTTCTCCATCCAGTGGCATCTCAGTTGATGTGAGTGGGCACGAGAAAAGTGGACTAGAGGGGACCAGCCCTAATGTATCGAGTTCATCTGATATGATATCTGGTACACCTCCTAAACCCAACAGCAGACGTCAATCGTTCATAACGTTAGAGAAATATGTTGAAGGGAAATCAAGTCCTGCAAGTGTTGCATTTACGGGTCCACCAATCCGGAAATCAAGTAGACTGGATTCTTCAAAGTCTTTGGAATGTACTCCAAATGACTCACAGAATCAGACTACAAAAGAGGACTCTCAGAAATCTCAAAACATAAGCAGCACTGACCCATCTGCTCAAAATGAGAAAGCAAGGGAAGAGGACAAAGATGGGATTAAGTCAACAGGAGGTCATCCTTGTGAAGGTACTGATGAAGAGGATTTGGTACCCGATACCCAGACCCAAGTATCTAGTGAAGCATCGGGTGTTAAGAGCAGTCCTGTGTCCAAAGCCAGCGTGGAGGAACAAGACTCGCCTGAAAAAGATTCACAGAGTTTTGCTGATTCTCAATCTAGTCAAGAACCAAGAAGGTCGAGCAGACGGCGGAGTAAACCGGTTCGCCCAGGGGAAGATCCAGGGGAGGTGAAAGGCAAAGAACATGTCAATCAGGTTGCAGACTCaacaatgacaaacacacagaaGTCAGTACTTGCACCACCAAGTAGCACGTTGACTGGAAGGAGGAGAAGTAAGGTTCTAGAGGACACTAAAGTTGAAGGTGACCAGCAGAAAAGTAAAGGAATGAAAAGCCAAAGTGTTTCACAGATTTTCTCTGCAGAGTCTTCACAGGCACTTCCACGGGCAAGCCAAACTCAGTCCTCTCCCCAGAGTTCACCTGTAACTCAGTCGGATAGCCAAAGCAGAGAGAGACTGCCAACTCTCAATGAGTCTGAGGGGCTGTCACTGGGTAGACTGACGAAGAAGACTAGAACACAACTTGATGAATCCACAGACAAGGAGGCAGATGAGAACTCTGAAAATGATCCTCAAAATGCTGCATCTTCTTTAAAAAAGAGACATTCACAGACacctctttctgattctgaggCTGATAGCCAGCAAACTGTCCGAACGCGAAGAACAAGGAGATCTGAATCCCAGTTACTGGAGATGTCTGGTTTGCAGACCAAAGAAGATTTGAGTCAGACAGACTCCCAAACAGTGACAATGGTGAAGGGAAGAGCTATGAGAAGGAGAACTGCAGAAGAAGAGACAGACTCTAGCAGAGATGTTACATCAACTGTAAATGCTGATGAGTTAAGTGCGAGCCAAGATTCCTCTCAAGGGCTTGGTAGATACAGAACTCGACGATCTAAAGGCTTGTTGACTACCGACAACACAGAGTCTGAAAGCCCTGATAGCAGAGAAGATGGGCCAAGGCCTAAAAAGAGACTTCGGAAACCCCTGTCCACTGAGGTGCTGCCAGTTGCCACAGAACCTAAATTTACTGAGATGGTGCCAGACAAGGAGGATGTTAATATTCAATCAGATGTTTCAATAGAGATGGCACAGGATGAGGCAGATCTGAAACCTGAAACTAGTTTGGGAATTTCAGTCAGTGAGACCAAAGAAGAGCAAGACGATAAAGAGGTCCTTGCCCCTGTTAGTCAGCCACATGAACCGATTAGCTCTGAAATAGTTGAGATAGAATTGAAAACTGATACAGATGAAAAAGAGATCATCTGTGATAAGGGAGAGGGTGAAGAAGCAAATTCATTTTCACAAGCTGGATCAGAAGATTTAAAGACTGATGGTTTGCGTAAATGCCCACATACCAGGGGACGGGGACGTGGACGTAGACGATCTAGGAGCTGCAACTGCTTTTTAAACATCCAGGAGGTGTTCTCACAAAACAGTGACTTTCAAGAATCACAGGATCTGAAAAACGAGGAGGTTCCACATGCTGTTGACACCCAAGAATCACAGGATCTGAAAAATGAGCAGGTTCCACTTGCTGTTGACACCCAAGAATCACAGGATCTGAAAAATGAGCAGGTTCCACTTGCTGTTGACACCCAAGAATCACAGGATCTGAAAAATGAGCAGGTTCCACTTGCTGTTGACACCCAAGAATCACAGGATCTGAAAAATGAGCAGGTTCCACTTGCTGTTGACACTCAAGAATCACAGGATCTGAAAAATGAGCAGGTTCCACTTGCTGTTGACACTCAAGAATCACAGGATCTGAAAAATGAGCAGGTTCCACTTGATGCTGACACCATAAACTCTCAACCTGAGCAGTCAAGCCCAACATCCGTATCAGAGAAAAGCAAGAGCTCAGCAATTGCGGATTTCCCAGATGCTGATGTTCAGCATTTTTCAGACTTGCCTGCTCAACTCCTATGTGAGGTTTCATCTTCTGAAAGCCCCATTACAAAGCTTGGTGTAATTGTTTCTCAGCTGTCTGAAGCAGAGGAAGGAGCACAGCTTGAATTATCCAACGCAATGGATGAATCAAACAATGTGTTTGTAAAAGTCCTGGTGGTAGAGACAAATCAGTTAGAGAGTTCTGGGTGCACAGATAGTCCAAAGCACAACAAAGAATTGGACAACCCTTCAGTAAGTCAAGAACCTCTCCAAAGTTCAACACCTCAAGACACATCTCCAAGTCAAGGTCGCCCAGTGGAAGATGCATCTATATGCCAAGAGCAACTAGAGTCTTCACATGTCCAGCAGGAGGATGCAGTGAAGGAAAGTGAAGACCTTGCTGTTTCAGAGACGAGTGGAGAAAAGGTTGTGTTGCCAGAGGAGTCAAATGGCAAAGAATTACTTGACAATAATGTTGCTCTCATCGAGAAGGACAAAGACACTCAGATTGACAACCAGGCTCTTTCTGTTGATATACAAGAGTTGTCTGTACTACCTCAAAGTAGTACATCTGAAGCCTGCTTAGATTCTCCACTCAAGCCTAAACCTTTAGATGCTCTCAGTGGTGAGCTAGAGCCTGGCCAGAGCCCGAGCAGAAACCGATCTCGAGTATGGTCACCATCTGCTTCACCATCTACCAGTATTCTGAAGAAGGGACAGAAGAGAACATGTGAAGAAGATACCCCATCCCCCCTTCATAAG TCTCGCAGAGTGTCTTTTGCAACCCCAATTTACCATCAAGAACTGGCTGATGATATTGATAGACGTAGTCCGGTTATTCGCACAAGCTCACCTAGGTCAAAAGTCTTGAGTGGACAGTCGAAG TATATCACTACACCCACAAAAGGCTATTCAAGTCTAAGTCCACGTAACCTCCGTAGCCCTGGATCCAAAAGCTCTAAAAAATGCCTG ATTTCAGAGATGAGCCAGGAGCCACATCCTATTGCTAAAGATTGTGTTTATCCAGCACTTGTTGGCTGCTCTACCCCTGTAGAGGCTGTTTTACCGCAGATATCCTCCAACATGTG GCCTCGTGGCTTTGGTCAACTTGTTAGAGCCAGGAACATTAAAACAGTTGGAGACCTGAGTGCTCTTACCCCTAGTGAAATCAAGTCACTTCCTATTCGTTCACCGAAGCTGTCCAATGTGAGGAAAGCACTTAAAACCTATCATGAACAGCAG AGAAAAGGGCGTTCTGATGACCTCAAGAGTTTTGATGAAATGGAGAAAATGACATCTGAGCCTGAAGAGATGGAGCTTCCTCAAAACCAAGATGAGGAGCAAACACCAGGAGAGacacaag ATGACAAACCATCAGAAGTGGGAATGGATGCAGGACCGATGGCAGAGGAGAAAAAATGTCAAGATTTGCTCTCAGATGTTGTAGCACTTGGTGGACGCTTAACTTCAGAGGAACTTGGTCGCTGTTCACCCAACCACTTGGGCCTGATGCACGAACATCTGAGCGGAATGATGAGAAGCATTGTGACCCATCTGCAGTCACGCTTGCTGAGAAATCCTGATGATAGCTTGCCATAA